The following are encoded in a window of Molothrus aeneus isolate 106 chromosome W, BPBGC_Maene_1.0, whole genome shotgun sequence genomic DNA:
- the LOC136568512 gene encoding mothers against decapentaplegic homolog 4-like has translation MDNMSITNTPTSNDACLSIVHSLMCHRQGGESETFAKRAIESLVKKLKEKKDELDSLITAITTNGAHPSKCVTIQRTLDGRLQVAGRKGFPHVIYARLWRWPDLHKNELKHVKYCQYAFDLKCDSVCVNPYHYERVVSPGIDLSGLTLQSSAPSSMLVKDEYVHDYEGQPSLSSAEGHSVQTIQHPPSNRASTEPYSTPAMLAPTEASTTSTTNFPNIPVASTNSTTTWTGSRTAAYTPTIPHHQNGHLQHHPPMHPGHYWPVHNELAFQPPISNHPAPEYWCSIAYFEMDVQVGETFKVPSSCPIVTVDGYVDPSGGDRFCLGQLSNVHRTEAIERARLHIGKGVQLECKGEGDVWVRCLSDHAVFVQSYYLDREAGRAPGDAVHKIYPSAYIKVFDLRQCHRQMQQQAATAQAAAAAQAAAVAGNIPGPGSVGGIAPAISLSAAAGIGVDDLRRLCILRMSFVKGWGPDYPRQSIKETPCWIEIHLHRALQLLDEVLHTMPIADPQPLD, from the exons ATGGACAATATGTCTATTACTAACACACCAACAAGTAATGATGCTTGTCTGAGCATTGTTCACAGCTTGATGTGCCATCGACAAGGTGGAGAGAGTGAAACTTTTGCAAAACGTGCAATTGAAAGTTTAGTTAAAAagctaaaggagaaaaaagatgaATTGGATTCTTTGATTACAGCTATTACCACAAATGGAGCTCATCCTAGCAAGTGTGTTACAATACAGAGAACGCTGGATGGGAGGCTTCAG GTGGCTGGTCGCAAGGGATTCCCTCATGTGATTTATGCTCGTCTTTGGAGGTGGCCTGATCTTCATAAAAATGAACTCAAGCATGTTAAATATTGTCAGTATGCTTTTGACTTGAAATGTGACAGTGTCTGTGTAAATCCTTACCATTATGAGCGTGTAGTATCGCCTGGCATTG atctCTCGGGACTGACACTACAGAGTTCTG CTCCTTCAAGTATGTTGGTGAAAGACGAATATGTTCATGACTATGAGGGGCAGCCATCATTGTCTTCTGCTGAAGGCCATTCAGTCCAAACCATCCAGCATCCACCAAGTAACAGGGCATCTACAGAGCCTTATAGCACCCCAGCCATGTTAGCTCCTACTGAGGCTAGCACTACCAGCACCACTAATTTTCCCAACATTCCTGTGGCTTCAACAA aCAGTACTACAACTTGGACTGGAAGTCGGACAGCAGCCTACACACCTACCATACCTCACCACCAGAATGGCCATCTTCAACATCATCCACCTATGCATCCTGGGCATTACT ggcCAGTTCACAATGAACTTGCATTCCAGCCTCCTATATCAAATCATCCTG CTCCAGAATATTGGTGCTCAATCGCATATTTTGAAATGGATGTGCAAGTCGGGGAAacatttaaggtcccttcaagcTGTCCAATTGTTACTGTTGATGGATATGTGGATCCTTCTGGAGGAGACCGTTTTTGCCTGGGCCAGCTTTCCAACGTGCATAGAACAGAAGCCATTGAGAGGGCAAG gttGCACATAGGTAAAGGGGTGCAGTTGGAGTGCAAAGGAGAAGGTGATGTGTGGGTTAGATGCCTCAGTGACCATGCAGTCTTCGTTCAGAGTTACTACCTGGATAGAGAAGCGGGGCGTGCACCAGGGGATGCAGTTCACAAGATTTACCCAAGTGCATATATAAAG gtgtttgATTTACGCCAGTGTCATCGTCAGATGCAACAGCAGGCTGCCACGgcccaagctgctgctgctgctcaagcTGCAGCAGTAGCAGGAAACATCCCCGGACCCGGATCAGTCGGTGGAATAGCCCCAGCCATTA GtttgtcagctgctgctggaattggTGTAGATGACCTTCGACGCTTATGCATACTCAGGATGAGTTTTGTAAAAGGTTGGGGACCTGATTACCCAAGGCAGAGCATCAAAGAGACACCGTGCTGGATTGAAATTCACTTACACCGTGCCCTCCAGCTTCTAGATGAAGTACTTCATACCATGCCTATTGCAGACCCACAGCCTTTAGACTGA